A part of Candidatus Komeilibacteria bacterium CG_4_10_14_0_2_um_filter_37_10 genomic DNA contains:
- a CDS encoding YebC/PmpR family DNA-binding transcriptional regulator — protein MSGHSKWHNIQQRKGKQDAKRSSMFSKFSKAISVA, from the coding sequence ATGTCAGGACATTCAAAATGGCACAATATTCAACAACGTAAAGGAAAACAAGACGCCAAGCGTAGTAGTATGTTTTCTAAATTTTCTAAAGCTATTTCAGTAGCTG